A window of Pedobacter lusitanus contains these coding sequences:
- the lysA gene encoding diaminopimelate decarboxylase → MFSNKDIAQFADLETPFYYYDLSLLQRSLSACANAAKVYDFHVHYAMKANFNDTVLKKIKEAGLGADCVSGNEVKKAIEIGFAQKQVVFAGVGKSDKEINEALDLDIFCFNVESVQELEVINELAGKKNKIAKVAIRINPNVDAHTHHNITTGLDENKFGVNSWDLPDCAEMLKASANLEFMGVHFHIGSQITNLDVYKNLCVRINEFAKWFEERGFMVKVLNVGGGLGIDYQNPEQQIPDFEAYFKIFNDFLEKRPNQEVHFELGRAIVGQCSSLISRVLYVKNGKNKNFIILDAGMTELMRPALYQAYHQIENLSKQDGEATVKYDVVGPICESTDCFGKEVLLQETSRGDLIAIRSTGAYGEVMSSHYNLREKVSTAFSQE, encoded by the coding sequence ATGTTTTCTAACAAAGATATAGCACAGTTTGCAGATTTAGAAACCCCTTTCTATTATTATGATCTTAGTTTATTGCAGCGTAGCCTAAGTGCTTGTGCTAATGCAGCTAAAGTTTACGATTTTCATGTGCATTATGCCATGAAGGCAAACTTTAATGATACCGTGCTGAAAAAGATTAAAGAAGCAGGGCTGGGTGCGGATTGTGTAAGCGGTAACGAAGTAAAGAAGGCTATAGAGATCGGTTTCGCTCAAAAGCAGGTAGTCTTTGCCGGAGTGGGGAAATCTGATAAGGAAATCAATGAAGCACTTGATCTGGATATTTTCTGCTTTAATGTGGAGTCTGTTCAGGAGCTGGAGGTAATCAATGAGCTTGCCGGCAAAAAGAATAAGATAGCAAAAGTCGCTATACGTATTAATCCAAATGTGGATGCGCATACCCACCATAATATTACCACTGGTCTGGATGAGAATAAGTTTGGTGTAAACTCATGGGATCTTCCTGATTGCGCAGAGATGTTAAAAGCTTCAGCTAATCTGGAATTTATGGGGGTGCATTTTCATATCGGCTCTCAGATTACCAATCTGGATGTCTATAAAAACCTTTGTGTGCGTATCAATGAATTCGCAAAATGGTTTGAAGAACGTGGCTTTATGGTCAAAGTTTTAAATGTTGGCGGCGGATTGGGTATTGATTATCAGAACCCGGAACAGCAAATTCCTGATTTTGAAGCTTATTTTAAGATTTTCAATGACTTTTTGGAAAAAAGACCTAACCAGGAAGTACATTTTGAATTGGGCAGAGCGATTGTTGGACAGTGCTCATCGCTGATTAGCAGAGTCCTTTATGTAAAGAATGGTAAGAATAAGAACTTTATTATTCTGGATGCCGGTATGACCGAGTTAATGAGACCGGCGTTGTATCAGGCTTATCACCAGATCGAGAATCTGAGTAAGCAGGATGGAGAAGCAACGGTTAAATATGACGTAGTTGGGCCTATCTGTGAAAGTACAGATTGCTTTGGAAAAGAGGTGCTGTTACAGGAAACCAGCAGAGGTGATTTAATTGCGATAAGAAGTACAGGAGCTTACGGAGAGGTAATGAGTTCACATTATAATCTGAGAGAAAAAGTGAGTACAGCTTTTAGTCAGGAATAA
- a CDS encoding M12 family metallopeptidase gives MKRKPFTQMAIGLGAAALITVSSLSSCKKSIDAENSLSNSASETGVKAETYYPKNTGNAIQAYYRGNLVDLLEIDNGRYLFEGDVVLNKKDISLPGEPRTESTVDGNMWTGKKLYYKFAKGIPDNLKTMWNTATKMWTDAGLGLEFVAIDSNDVTHPDYVELTQNSDGSAFTSGIGKVGGRMELSIDPSKKAGWTAGNVAHEIGHALGLQHEQTRSDRDLFTIVNTSTLSASWKYQYLIKSNAIGVGPFDYSSIMMYPSQTGILTKLDGTGWAYNRANLTQTDILGINYKYNIGTYTPDGIYQFEAKHAVGTDLQVDGKGNKVTIAKDSSNLNQKWEIKHVRDGYYKIIPQNAKTKQLAKKLDSVLVSTADQSDSQLWRIVPTYTSGYFRFINKADAKSSLDVDVQNDGTSVDHARAKIIAFTSKDPQQWKLKKVQ, from the coding sequence ATGAAAAGAAAACCATTCACCCAAATGGCAATCGGACTGGGAGCTGCTGCTCTGATTACAGTCAGCTCACTCTCCTCTTGTAAAAAATCTATTGATGCAGAGAATTCCTTATCGAATTCGGCTTCAGAAACTGGTGTCAAAGCAGAAACCTACTATCCAAAGAACACTGGAAATGCCATACAGGCATATTACCGTGGAAATTTAGTAGACCTGTTAGAAATTGACAATGGCCGCTATCTTTTTGAAGGAGATGTTGTACTGAACAAAAAGGATATCTCTCTACCAGGAGAACCCAGAACAGAAAGTACAGTAGACGGTAACATGTGGACCGGCAAAAAATTGTATTACAAATTTGCCAAAGGCATCCCCGACAATTTAAAAACCATGTGGAACACTGCTACTAAAATGTGGACCGATGCTGGTTTAGGATTAGAATTTGTTGCTATTGACAGTAATGATGTAACTCATCCGGATTATGTTGAATTAACACAGAACAGCGATGGTAGCGCCTTTACTTCCGGTATAGGAAAAGTTGGCGGCAGAATGGAACTTTCAATCGACCCTTCCAAGAAAGCCGGATGGACAGCTGGTAATGTGGCACATGAGATAGGCCATGCACTTGGTCTGCAACATGAACAAACCCGTTCAGACCGTGATTTATTTACCATCGTAAACACCTCTACCCTGTCGGCCAGCTGGAAGTATCAGTATCTGATCAAGTCAAATGCTATTGGTGTAGGTCCGTTTGACTATAGTTCAATTATGATGTATCCTAGTCAAACAGGCATATTAACCAAATTAGATGGAACTGGCTGGGCATATAACAGAGCTAATCTGACCCAAACCGATATTCTGGGTATCAATTACAAATATAATATTGGCACCTATACTCCGGATGGCATCTACCAGTTCGAAGCTAAACATGCTGTAGGAACAGATCTTCAGGTGGATGGAAAAGGAAACAAGGTAACTATCGCTAAGGATAGCAGTAACCTGAATCAGAAATGGGAAATTAAACACGTGAGAGATGGTTATTACAAAATAATCCCTCAGAATGCCAAAACAAAGCAACTGGCTAAGAAGCTTGATTCTGTCCTGGTTAGCACAGCTGATCAATCCGATAGTCAGTTATGGAGAATTGTACCAACTTATACTTCGGGATATTTCAGATTTATCAATAAAGCCGATGCTAAAAGTAGTTTAGATGTGGATGTACAGAATGACGGTACCAGTGTTGATCATGCAAGAGCAAAGATTATTGCTTTTACCAGCAAAGATCCTCAGCAATGGAAGCTTAAAAAAGTACAATAG
- a CDS encoding beta-galactosidase: protein MNKKQIAAILIFLACCFQLKAQTNIKTFEIGKKDFELNGKPFIIRCGEMHFARIPKADWRHRLKMAKAMGLNTVCAYLFWNMHEPQAGEFTWTSQSDAAEFCKIAKEEGLYVILRPGPYSCAEWEFGGFPWWLLKDKTLQLRTQHPYYLARAKKYLMEVGKHLAPLQLSKGGNILMVQVENEYGSYGNDKAYMNIIKDNLKEAGFDVPLFHCDGPEQLKADHPEGLFAVVNFGSSPETNFKELTKIQPEGPLMCGEYYPGWFDSWGRPHHKGDTKRIVSELKYMLDHKASFSIYMVHGGTSFGTYSGANAPPYQPQTSSYDYDAPIDEAGNATPKYYELRKLFSNYLQEGETLPDIPQQKKIQTVGPVSFTAFAAMDQNLPKPVSSDTVKLMEDLDQDFGCILYQTHINAGKKAVLQFKEIHDYALIYLDKKLIGTIDRRKNNYTIEIPERPKNANLEILVEATGRVNYGHAMHDRKGIHGKVNLITDGVASELKHWKNYPIRLGDHNIPVTYKPITGQKPAAGFYKASFAANKTEDTYLNLSKWNKGLVWVNGHCLGRYWNIGPTQTMFLPGSWLKTGKNEVIIFDLYGTKNPELSSTSVPILDVVNEPQLQAHKKKGQQWNPAIQTPDYKGTFENSAKWQEVNFKTVNARYFCLEAISEQKGQPYTTVAEIMLLDAQGKEIPRTSWKVVYADSEELNGNDGNASNVFDLQYTSFWHTEWENNSPKLPHQLVIDLGANYKIGGMKLLPRQDNPNGRIRDYQLYFSVNPFKNI from the coding sequence ATGAATAAGAAGCAAATTGCTGCTATCCTGATTTTCCTAGCATGCTGCTTTCAACTGAAAGCACAAACCAATATCAAAACCTTTGAAATTGGTAAAAAAGACTTTGAATTAAATGGAAAACCTTTTATTATCCGTTGCGGAGAGATGCATTTTGCCAGAATCCCTAAAGCAGACTGGCGGCATCGCCTGAAAATGGCAAAAGCAATGGGCCTAAATACGGTCTGCGCCTATCTTTTCTGGAATATGCATGAACCACAGGCAGGAGAATTCACCTGGACAAGTCAGAGCGATGCAGCAGAGTTTTGTAAAATCGCAAAAGAAGAAGGCTTATATGTCATCTTAAGACCCGGCCCCTATTCCTGTGCAGAATGGGAGTTTGGCGGATTCCCATGGTGGTTATTAAAGGACAAGACGCTTCAATTACGTACTCAGCACCCCTATTATTTAGCCAGGGCAAAAAAATATCTGATGGAAGTAGGTAAACATCTGGCACCATTACAGCTAAGCAAAGGCGGTAATATCCTGATGGTACAGGTCGAGAACGAATATGGCAGTTACGGGAATGACAAAGCTTATATGAATATCATCAAAGACAATCTTAAAGAGGCTGGATTTGATGTTCCTTTATTTCATTGCGATGGCCCGGAACAGCTTAAAGCAGATCATCCGGAAGGTCTTTTTGCTGTAGTCAATTTTGGAAGCAGCCCTGAAACCAATTTCAAAGAATTAACCAAAATACAACCGGAAGGCCCATTGATGTGCGGAGAATATTATCCAGGCTGGTTCGACAGCTGGGGCAGGCCGCATCATAAAGGTGATACTAAAAGAATTGTGAGTGAGCTGAAATATATGCTTGATCATAAAGCTTCTTTCAGTATTTACATGGTACATGGCGGTACCAGCTTTGGAACTTACAGTGGAGCAAATGCGCCGCCTTATCAGCCGCAGACCAGTAGCTATGACTATGATGCTCCTATAGATGAGGCCGGAAATGCTACTCCCAAATACTATGAATTACGCAAACTGTTCAGTAATTATTTACAGGAAGGAGAAACCTTACCTGACATTCCGCAGCAGAAAAAGATCCAGACTGTAGGTCCGGTATCCTTTACGGCTTTTGCGGCAATGGATCAGAACCTCCCAAAACCTGTCAGTTCGGATACGGTAAAACTCATGGAAGACCTGGATCAGGACTTTGGCTGTATCTTGTATCAAACCCATATCAATGCAGGTAAAAAAGCAGTACTTCAGTTTAAAGAAATTCATGACTACGCTTTAATCTACCTTGATAAAAAGCTAATCGGTACTATAGACAGACGTAAAAACAACTACACGATAGAAATCCCTGAAAGACCCAAAAACGCCAATCTGGAGATACTGGTAGAAGCAACCGGAAGAGTGAACTATGGTCATGCCATGCATGACAGAAAAGGGATACATGGTAAAGTTAACCTGATCACAGATGGCGTTGCCAGCGAACTTAAACACTGGAAAAATTATCCTATAAGACTGGGAGATCATAATATCCCGGTCACCTACAAACCTATAACCGGACAAAAGCCCGCTGCAGGGTTCTACAAAGCGAGTTTCGCTGCTAATAAAACTGAAGACACCTATTTAAACCTCAGCAAATGGAACAAGGGTTTAGTCTGGGTAAACGGACATTGTCTTGGCCGGTACTGGAATATCGGCCCTACTCAAACGATGTTTCTGCCTGGCAGCTGGTTAAAAACAGGAAAAAACGAAGTGATAATCTTTGATCTTTATGGGACAAAAAATCCGGAGTTAAGCAGTACGTCAGTACCAATTCTGGATGTGGTTAATGAACCACAACTGCAGGCTCATAAAAAGAAAGGCCAGCAATGGAATCCTGCAATTCAAACACCAGATTATAAAGGCACCTTTGAAAACTCTGCTAAATGGCAGGAAGTAAATTTCAAGACAGTCAATGCACGTTATTTCTGTCTGGAGGCCATTTCAGAACAAAAAGGTCAGCCTTATACAACAGTCGCTGAAATTATGCTCTTAGATGCTCAGGGAAAAGAAATCCCGAGAACCAGCTGGAAAGTTGTCTATGCTGATAGTGAAGAATTAAATGGCAATGACGGCAATGCTTCTAATGTTTTTGATCTTCAGTATACCAGCTTCTGGCATACCGAATGGGAAAACAATTCGCCAAAGCTGCCCCATCAGTTAGTCATTGACCTTGGTGCAAATTACAAGATAGGCGGCATGAAGCTTTTACCAAGACAGGATAACCCTAATGGCCGGATCAGAGACTATCAGCTTTATTTTTCGGTAAATCCGTTTAAAAATATTTAA
- a CDS encoding SRPBCC domain-containing protein, which translates to MKTFKKYYYLPAPPEEVYLAMTKAQSIQLWTGAEVEFTDQPDTEFSLWEGDIIGKNLEFDYGKKIVQQWYFGEENEPSIVTIKLHADKKGTSLEFVQTNIPDEDYEDFTTGLNEYYIGGLQDFFEEE; encoded by the coding sequence ATGAAGACCTTTAAAAAATACTATTATCTTCCCGCTCCCCCTGAGGAGGTTTATCTGGCCATGACCAAAGCACAAAGCATACAGTTATGGACTGGTGCTGAAGTAGAATTTACGGATCAGCCGGACACAGAATTCTCTTTATGGGAAGGAGATATCATTGGAAAGAACCTGGAGTTCGACTATGGTAAAAAAATTGTACAGCAATGGTACTTTGGGGAAGAAAATGAGCCTTCAATTGTAACGATAAAGCTTCATGCGGATAAGAAAGGAACTTCTCTGGAATTTGTACAAACAAATATCCCTGATGAGGACTATGAAGACTTTACAACAGGATTAAACGAATATTATATCGGAGGATTACAGGATTTCTTTGAAGAAGAGTAA